A DNA window from Acinetobacter sp. 10FS3-1 contains the following coding sequences:
- a CDS encoding YgiQ family radical SAM protein yields the protein MSTAYTAQTAPKALFDYDKYWASCFEPAPFLPMLREEMDQLGWDSCDFIFVCGDAYIDHPSFVTGIIGRVLEAQGFRVGIIAQPDWTNVEAFRVLGKPNIAWGVSAGNMDSMINRYTADRKIRSDDAYSPDNQPNKRPDRAATVYCQRCREAFPDVPVLLGGIEGSLRRIAHYDYWSDKVRRSILMDSKADLLMYGNGERSIIEIMHRLAKGEKIHQITDVRGTAFIINKHNRAAKAQFVEISSNDVDTIGRVDPIINPYVMTEDIDGCEVEKEKGNSLTQYQNFQKEVVANPIVREGDQLEPDTQIVQLQPASKAIKHKLPPRELAVIRLPSFEEVANDPVLYAHANRILHLETNPGNARALVQKHGERDVWINPPPIPLTTEEMDYVFDLPYARLPHPCYGEARFPAFDMIKFSVNIMRGCFGGCTFCSITEHEGRIIQNRSEESILREVEKIRDTAPGFTGIISDLGGPTANMYRLACKDPEIEKNCRKPSCVFPGVCQNLHTDHAPLTQLYRKARALPGIKKILIGSGLRYDLAVLNPEYVRELVTHHVGGYLKIAPEHTEKGPLSKMMKPGIGTYDRFKQMFERFSKEAGKEQYLIPYFIAAHPGTTDYDMMNLAIWLKKNGFRADQVQTFYPSPMATATTMYYTGKNPLAKVARYTEDIDVVKGEKRRRLHKAFLRYHDPNNWPLLRDALKEMGRADLIGNSKQHLIPAYQPQNAEGQYQSARKKNSTVAGDSQKRSNSNGHRNQSSNARPKKGQLLTQHTGLPPRETGDSKKPFGTAKPKAKPKSKSRT from the coding sequence ATGTCTACTGCTTATACCGCTCAGACCGCGCCTAAAGCGTTGTTTGATTACGACAAATATTGGGCGTCATGTTTTGAACCCGCGCCTTTTTTGCCGATGTTACGCGAGGAAATGGACCAACTCGGTTGGGACAGTTGTGACTTTATTTTTGTCTGCGGTGATGCGTATATTGATCATCCGTCATTTGTGACCGGGATTATTGGACGGGTACTGGAAGCACAAGGTTTCCGCGTGGGGATTATTGCCCAGCCGGATTGGACCAATGTAGAAGCCTTCCGTGTACTGGGCAAGCCAAATATTGCCTGGGGGGTGTCTGCCGGTAATATGGACTCGATGATCAACCGTTATACGGCGGATCGTAAAATCCGTTCGGATGATGCCTATTCACCTGATAATCAGCCGAATAAACGCCCAGACCGTGCTGCAACCGTCTATTGTCAGCGTTGTCGTGAAGCCTTCCCGGATGTGCCAGTATTGTTAGGTGGGATTGAAGGTTCGCTGCGTCGTATCGCGCATTATGATTACTGGTCAGATAAAGTCCGTCGTTCAATTTTGATGGACTCTAAAGCAGACTTGCTGATGTATGGTAACGGTGAACGTTCGATTATTGAGATCATGCACCGTCTGGCCAAAGGTGAAAAGATTCATCAGATTACGGATGTTCGTGGTACTGCATTTATTATCAATAAACATAACCGTGCAGCAAAAGCCCAATTTGTAGAAATCTCATCGAATGATGTCGATACCATTGGTCGTGTCGATCCGATTATTAACCCTTATGTAATGACTGAGGATATTGACGGCTGTGAAGTTGAAAAAGAAAAAGGCAACAGCTTAACTCAATATCAGAATTTCCAGAAAGAAGTGGTAGCCAACCCGATTGTGCGTGAAGGGGATCAGCTTGAGCCAGATACGCAAATTGTGCAGCTACAACCAGCATCTAAAGCGATTAAACATAAATTACCGCCACGCGAATTAGCAGTGATTCGTTTGCCTTCTTTTGAAGAAGTGGCAAATGACCCGGTGCTGTATGCACATGCCAACCGTATTCTGCATTTGGAAACCAATCCAGGGAACGCGCGTGCGCTGGTACAAAAACATGGTGAACGTGATGTGTGGATTAATCCACCACCGATTCCACTGACTACTGAAGAAATGGATTATGTGTTTGACCTGCCTTATGCACGTCTGCCACATCCATGTTATGGAGAGGCACGCTTTCCGGCTTTTGATATGATCAAGTTTTCGGTCAATATCATGCGTGGCTGTTTTGGTGGCTGTACTTTCTGTTCAATTACCGAGCATGAAGGCCGTATTATTCAGAACCGTTCTGAAGAGTCGATCTTGCGTGAAGTGGAGAAGATTCGTGATACGGCGCCGGGCTTTACTGGCATTATTTCGGACTTGGGTGGTCCGACGGCCAACATGTACCGTTTGGCCTGTAAAGATCCTGAGATTGAGAAGAATTGTCGTAAGCCGTCATGTGTATTCCCGGGCGTGTGTCAAAACCTGCATACTGACCATGCACCATTAACGCAGCTATACCGTAAAGCACGTGCCTTACCGGGCATTAAAAAGATTCTGATCGGTTCTGGTCTGCGTTATGACCTTGCGGTACTGAATCCGGAATATGTCAGAGAGCTGGTCACGCATCATGTCGGTGGGTATCTGAAGATTGCACCAGAGCATACCGAGAAAGGTCCATTATCCAAGATGATGAAACCGGGCATCGGCACCTATGACCGTTTTAAACAGATGTTTGAGCGCTTCAGTAAAGAAGCAGGTAAGGAGCAGTATCTGATTCCTTATTTCATCGCGGCGCATCCGGGTACAACCGATTATGACATGATGAACCTGGCAATTTGGTTGAAAAAGAACGGTTTCCGTGCTGATCAGGTACAGACCTTCTATCCATCACCGATGGCTACAGCCACCACAATGTATTACACCGGTAAAAACCCACTGGCAAAAGTGGCTCGTTATACCGAAGATATCGACGTGGTGAAAGGGGAAAAGCGTCGTCGCCTGCATAAAGCTTTCTTGCGTTATCATGATCCAAACAACTGGCCTTTACTGCGTGATGCACTGAAAGAAATGGGACGGGCCGACCTGATCGGGAATTCAAAACAGCATCTGATTCCAGCCTACCAGCCACAAAATGCGGAAGGACAATATCAGTCAGCACGCAAGAAAAACTCGACGGTTGCAGGGGATTCACAAAAACGGAGCAATTCGAATGGTCATCGCAACCAGAGTTCTAATGCGCGTCCAAAGAAAGGCCAGCTATTGACCCAGCATACCGGCCTGCCACCGCGTGAAACCGGTGATTCCAAAAAACCTTTCGGAACTGCAAAACCGAAAGCCAAACCTAAGTCAAAATCGCGTACTTAA
- a CDS encoding MFS transporter yields MSLNSSSSHIEYGSTTFKAVLFSLFLAGFAIFSSLYAIQPMMPILADYFQVSPAQSSFPLSFSTIALAIGLLFTGFISDHFGRKPVMVWSLFSVSLLLLLSAVLPIWPVFLSTRIMIGLAVSGVAAVAMTYIGEEIAEKDIGFAMGLYISGTAIGGMSGRLIAGVLVDFISWQSATLLIGALNLLIAFVFLGLLPNSRHFKAYPIQLHRFKTAFQHSWRDPKLSILFLQGFILMGCFVSIFNYLSYRLLESPFHLSQAWIGLISITYLTGIYSSPRASAWSRKFGRLQVLLGMIIVMLLGLALMLWNSVMAVFMGLLIFTFAFFAAHSTASSWVSVLSLQYRAVGSSLYLFCYYLGSSFLGSSSGWVWEQFGWNGLSIFVGLFLLLGLGLTLRLKEYSTK; encoded by the coding sequence ATGTCCCTAAATTCATCTTCAAGCCATATCGAATACGGCTCAACTACCTTTAAAGCTGTCTTATTTTCTTTATTTCTGGCTGGTTTTGCTATATTTTCATCCTTATATGCGATCCAGCCGATGATGCCGATACTGGCAGACTATTTTCAGGTTTCTCCTGCGCAGAGCAGTTTTCCCCTGTCATTTTCGACCATTGCACTGGCCATCGGTCTATTATTCACTGGCTTCATCTCAGACCATTTTGGCCGTAAACCAGTAATGGTCTGGTCGTTATTTTCTGTTTCGTTATTACTGCTACTTAGTGCTGTGTTACCGATCTGGCCGGTATTTTTAAGTACACGTATCATGATTGGACTGGCAGTCAGTGGTGTTGCAGCAGTGGCAATGACCTATATTGGTGAAGAAATTGCTGAAAAAGATATTGGCTTTGCCATGGGCCTTTATATTTCTGGAACTGCAATTGGCGGAATGAGTGGTCGCCTGATTGCCGGAGTACTGGTAGATTTTATTTCATGGCAGTCGGCCACCCTGCTCATTGGTGCGCTTAATCTGCTGATTGCTTTTGTTTTCCTTGGTCTGTTGCCGAATTCCCGCCACTTCAAAGCGTATCCGATACAGTTGCACCGGTTTAAAACGGCTTTTCAGCATAGCTGGCGTGATCCGAAACTCAGTATCTTGTTTTTACAGGGTTTTATTTTGATGGGCTGCTTTGTTTCCATCTTTAATTATCTCAGCTATCGTTTGCTAGAAAGCCCATTTCACCTGTCTCAAGCCTGGATTGGATTGATATCCATCACTTATCTGACTGGTATTTACAGTTCACCGCGGGCATCTGCTTGGAGTCGGAAATTTGGTCGTTTACAGGTTTTGCTGGGAATGATAATAGTGATGTTGCTCGGCCTGGCGCTGATGCTATGGAATAGCGTGATGGCAGTATTTATGGGTCTGCTGATTTTTACTTTTGCATTTTTTGCTGCACATTCAACAGCCAGTAGCTGGGTCTCGGTTCTCTCCCTGCAATATCGTGCCGTCGGCTCATCTTTATATCTGTTTTGTTATTATCTGGGTTCAAGTTTTTTGGGCAGCTCTAGTGGATGGGTGTGGGAGCAGTTTGGCTGGAATGGTTTGAGTATTTTTGTTGGTTTGTTTTTGTTGCTCGGGCTAGGACTGACTCTTCGTTTAAAAGAATATTCAACCAAGTAG
- a CDS encoding TonB-dependent copper receptor — protein sequence MAQPKFYLQPLAAAIAVACTSGVVFADEAKVLHTLAPIVVTSAAGNEANGLIVSADPKQPIQPIPATDGADYLQSIVGFSAVNSGAGTNGDVTFRGMFGSRIKILTDGTENLGACPSRMDSPTSYISPESYDRISVIKGPQTVQYANTGSAATVIFERTPEQFDDDQNYRGQASVLMGSFGRLDHNIEAAAGDEKKYIRLNANRSVSDSYQDGDGNTVPSDWERWNTDIALGWIPDEDTWVELTGGKANGEAVYAGRGMDGSKFARESVGLRVEKNNVTETLKKVEAQVNYNFNDHVMDNYSLRAKPMMEMATNVTRKTLNARMAVTHEWDKLQFITGIDTQNNEHGIRKTDKQGSYLTKPVLTDMEFQSYGGFGELSYQLNDQNKLVTGVRVDQVEVDAVQTAQQRKETLPSGFIRLENTHPDHEDGKTYIGLGYVERMPDYWELFSPKSGNGNPNTFNNIDTEKTLQLDTGYQHQHGALSSWVSAYAGLINDYVLTTYLPSTGHMKMLQAHTRNVDATIAGAEAGVGYQFTNAIQADVSTMYAWGKNTTDNTPLPQISPLEARVNLRYVQDKYNFGLLWRLVDGQNRISQNEGNIVGYDLKKSAGFTTLSINGSYNLTKDIDLSVGIDNVLDKTYTEHLNKMGNAGFGDGFASDQQFNNMGRNYWARISMKF from the coding sequence ATGGCTCAGCCAAAATTTTATTTACAGCCCCTTGCGGCTGCGATTGCTGTTGCGTGTACTTCAGGTGTGGTATTTGCAGATGAGGCGAAAGTGCTACACACACTGGCTCCTATTGTGGTGACCTCCGCTGCGGGTAATGAGGCCAATGGCCTGATAGTCAGTGCCGATCCTAAACAGCCCATTCAACCAATTCCAGCCACCGATGGTGCGGATTATCTGCAAAGCATTGTCGGCTTTAGTGCAGTGAATAGTGGAGCCGGGACCAATGGCGATGTGACCTTCCGTGGCATGTTTGGTTCACGCATCAAAATCTTGACCGATGGCACCGAAAACCTGGGCGCCTGTCCGAGTCGAATGGATTCACCGACCTCTTATATTTCTCCGGAAAGCTATGACCGTATTTCGGTGATTAAAGGACCGCAAACGGTGCAATATGCCAATACCGGTTCAGCGGCAACCGTGATTTTTGAGCGTACACCTGAACAGTTTGATGACGATCAAAACTACCGTGGTCAAGCCAGTGTCTTAATGGGTTCATTTGGCCGTCTAGACCATAATATTGAAGCTGCTGCAGGAGACGAGAAAAAATATATCCGTTTGAATGCTAACCGTTCAGTATCGGATAGTTATCAAGATGGCGATGGCAACACAGTCCCTTCAGACTGGGAGCGCTGGAATACCGATATCGCACTCGGTTGGATACCGGATGAAGATACCTGGGTAGAACTGACAGGTGGTAAGGCCAATGGTGAAGCCGTGTATGCAGGTCGTGGCATGGATGGTTCAAAGTTTGCACGTGAGAGTGTGGGCTTACGTGTTGAAAAGAACAATGTCACTGAGACTTTGAAGAAAGTTGAAGCACAGGTGAACTATAACTTTAATGATCATGTCATGGATAATTATAGTTTACGCGCCAAACCTATGATGGAAATGGCAACCAATGTAACGCGTAAAACCTTAAATGCACGTATGGCTGTGACACATGAGTGGGATAAATTACAGTTTATTACAGGTATAGATACCCAAAATAATGAACATGGTATTCGCAAAACAGATAAACAAGGCTCTTATCTGACTAAGCCTGTTCTGACCGATATGGAATTTCAATCTTATGGTGGTTTTGGTGAATTGAGCTATCAACTCAACGATCAAAATAAGTTAGTCACAGGTGTACGTGTTGATCAGGTCGAAGTAGACGCAGTACAAACGGCTCAACAACGTAAAGAAACCTTGCCAAGTGGTTTCATTCGTTTGGAAAATACACACCCAGACCATGAGGATGGCAAAACATATATCGGTTTGGGATATGTTGAACGGATGCCAGATTATTGGGAGTTATTTAGTCCTAAATCTGGTAATGGAAATCCAAATACTTTTAACAATATTGATACCGAGAAGACTTTACAGTTAGATACGGGATATCAACATCAACATGGAGCTTTAAGTTCTTGGGTTTCTGCATATGCAGGCCTCATTAATGATTATGTTCTTACAACATATTTGCCATCAACAGGGCATATGAAAATGTTGCAAGCTCATACTCGAAATGTGGATGCAACTATTGCAGGAGCTGAAGCAGGTGTTGGTTATCAATTTACAAATGCAATTCAGGCAGATGTGAGTACCATGTATGCTTGGGGTAAAAACACTACAGACAATACGCCGTTACCACAAATTTCACCTTTAGAAGCGCGTGTGAATTTACGTTATGTGCAAGACAAATATAATTTTGGATTATTGTGGCGCCTAGTCGATGGGCAAAATCGTATTAGTCAAAACGAAGGTAACATTGTTGGTTATGACCTGAAAAAAAGTGCTGGGTTTACGACATTGTCTATTAACGGCTCATACAACTTAACGAAGGATATAGATTTGTCGGTTGGTATTGATAACGTATTAGATAAAACCTATACAGAGCATTTAAATAAAATGGGTAATGCAGGTTTTGGAGATGGATTTGCAAGTGATCAGCAATTTAATAATATGGGCCGCAATTACTGGGCACGAATCAGTATGAAGTTCTAA
- a CDS encoding DUF2946 family protein, with product MVLRGGLLLSLVAVFLQIAVFLQPLLPEQYQVAPVCETITRALLSPVTQHSSASHADSSHLESHSVIEQSAGHDHHDPSHQCQYCTVYGNLILPPELEVQEVLDRILVRLIAFEKAFKHVWFVLQQLFLIPQGRAPPAFT from the coding sequence ATGGTATTGCGTGGTGGACTGCTGCTTTCTCTAGTGGCTGTTTTTTTACAGATTGCTGTTTTTTTACAGCCTTTGCTGCCGGAGCAATATCAGGTTGCACCGGTCTGTGAAACCATTACGCGCGCACTTTTATCGCCGGTAACTCAGCATTCGTCTGCTAGTCATGCCGACTCTTCCCATCTTGAATCCCATTCTGTGATAGAGCAGAGCGCTGGGCATGATCACCACGATCCGAGTCATCAATGCCAGTACTGTACGGTCTACGGCAATCTGATCCTGCCGCCTGAGCTGGAAGTGCAAGAAGTTCTGGATCGTATTCTGGTCCGTTTAATTGCTTTTGAAAAAGCCTTTAAACATGTCTGGTTTGTCCTTCAACAACTTTTTCTTATTCCTCAAGGCCGCGCTCCGCCAGCATTCACTTAA
- the def gene encoding peptide deformylase — MALLPILSFPDPRLRTIAQPVEEVTDEIRQLAADMFETMYEAPGIGLAATQVDRHIQLIVMDLSEDKDQPMVFINPKITPLTEETQPYEEGCLSVPQIYDKVERPSRVKIEAINLEGQAFEIEADGLLAVCIQHEMDHLNGKLFVDYLSPLKRQRAREKIEKAARQREKAKVAVKR, encoded by the coding sequence ATGGCCTTATTACCTATTTTAAGTTTCCCGGACCCCCGTCTTCGCACCATTGCACAACCAGTCGAAGAAGTCACTGATGAGATTCGTCAGCTCGCTGCAGATATGTTTGAGACCATGTACGAAGCGCCAGGTATTGGACTTGCTGCGACTCAAGTCGATCGTCATATTCAGCTGATTGTGATGGACCTGTCTGAAGATAAAGATCAACCGATGGTGTTTATTAACCCCAAAATTACACCACTAACTGAAGAAACCCAGCCTTATGAAGAAGGCTGTCTGTCAGTTCCTCAAATATACGATAAAGTTGAGCGTCCGTCACGTGTAAAAATCGAGGCAATTAATCTTGAAGGTCAAGCATTTGAGATAGAAGCTGATGGACTTCTCGCTGTGTGTATTCAACATGAAATGGATCACTTAAATGGCAAGCTGTTTGTGGACTATTTGTCGCCATTAAAACGTCAGCGTGCACGTGAAAAAATTGAGAAAGCAGCCCGCCAGCGTGAAAAAGCCAAAGTTGCGGTAAAACGTTAA
- a CDS encoding LysM peptidoglycan-binding domain-containing protein: protein MKKVLKGMPFFRAPGFKKHVLVLAVCMGLGLGTIHTAGAAPTRNVNPPSLKANAPQVYVVKKGDTLWDISKRFLKNPVRWPEIWASNKHVKNPHWIFPGDRLLMCDYQGRPIIGKDEGDGCAGIISRYIGSTALQPQVRVESLNNTIPVIPLEHIKQWLERSTIIAPESLTGTPYILGTADQRVLAGKGQKVYSRGKGIVAGQRYGVYREAEPYMLTDAKGNKYNAGQELIQVASAIAVRNENDISTLELTDTYTAEVRRGDRVLPEYDPMLPTLFYPTNAENVTSGGQIVRVLGSIGTAARHSVVTIDRGTTHGLQAGHVLSVNQKGEVVTDPKTKERIQLPGERIGNIMVFKAFDQLSYAYVLESELPIKVGAAVQPPLLDE from the coding sequence ATGAAAAAGGTTTTGAAGGGCATGCCATTTTTTAGGGCCCCGGGGTTTAAAAAACATGTGCTCGTACTCGCAGTTTGTATGGGCTTGGGGCTAGGAACAATTCACACCGCTGGGGCAGCGCCTACACGTAACGTCAATCCACCGAGCCTAAAAGCCAATGCACCACAAGTCTATGTAGTGAAAAAAGGCGATACGCTGTGGGATATTTCCAAACGATTCCTCAAAAATCCTGTACGTTGGCCGGAAATTTGGGCCAGTAATAAGCATGTGAAAAATCCACACTGGATTTTCCCGGGTGACCGCCTGCTGATGTGTGATTACCAAGGCCGTCCAATTATTGGTAAAGATGAAGGTGATGGCTGTGCAGGCATTATCAGCCGTTATATCGGTAGCACCGCGCTGCAACCACAGGTTCGGGTAGAATCTTTAAATAATACCATTCCGGTGATTCCGCTTGAACATATCAAGCAATGGCTGGAACGTAGCACGATTATTGCCCCGGAATCTCTGACCGGAACCCCTTATATTTTAGGAACAGCAGACCAGCGTGTACTGGCAGGCAAAGGCCAGAAAGTATATAGCCGCGGTAAAGGGATTGTGGCCGGTCAGCGTTATGGGGTGTATCGTGAAGCTGAACCTTATATGCTTACCGATGCCAAAGGGAATAAATACAATGCCGGCCAGGAGCTGATACAGGTCGCGTCAGCGATTGCGGTACGCAATGAAAATGACATCAGTACTCTGGAATTGACCGATACCTATACTGCTGAAGTGCGTCGCGGTGACCGTGTCCTGCCAGAATATGATCCGATGTTACCGACCCTGTTTTATCCAACCAATGCTGAAAATGTAACCTCTGGTGGCCAGATTGTGCGTGTACTGGGTTCAATCGGTACAGCTGCACGACATAGTGTGGTCACGATTGACCGTGGTACCACGCATGGGTTACAGGCCGGCCATGTGCTGAGTGTGAACCAGAAAGGTGAAGTCGTGACCGACCCGAAAACCAAGGAGCGTATTCAGTTACCGGGTGAGCGTATTGGCAATATCATGGTCTTCAAGGCATTTGATCAGCTGAGCTATGCTTATGTACTTGAAAGTGAGCTGCCAATCAAGGTTGGGGCAGCGGTTCAGCCTCCATTGCTGGATGAATAA